In Gemmata obscuriglobus, a single genomic region encodes these proteins:
- a CDS encoding CHAD domain-containing protein, which translates to MTRFGFGFALVLALAAGAAAQPPGGKAPPVVQFKQFGTTPEQFWQSSVARWTGQIALDLETVKGEVAAAKITPLGRAAINAQIENSLRQVYELDQSVRKGAPKDKVFAEFGEVERALGGLLSAIEQSPAARQAAGPTLARIDTANQQLAAAVGAGDNSPERTKRRLLRLAEAVDDSTEELRTRAVDEFPTERGLDRALATSAREARLLARRLRDDASPELLRQTATVMIERWAEAVAILSRLRNLPPAVTAQVTKVDGLQRRLAGALGGAVPAPPPLPEVRRFAFAVGADVGAQPRVTVFADEKGTVAYNFFAYDLAFDGGVRVDMADLNGDRIPDLIVAPGPSKNPVTLPVRVYDGRDLNLLVEFVPFAGWKGGLYAVGTDLAKDGRALIAINAEGTQHVKVFNLATGKETDSFFAHNQNVTGGVRIAWGDANGDGVADLFTVNGPGNAVTTVKIFSGKDRAVLAEFPAVDNRYTGGAFIAAGDLTGNGRADAIVGMDAGTIPLVRVLDQRGKSLVEWLAYDERYRGGVRVALGVRNRVVTASGGGIKNSPVRVFNTANAKAPVAEIVPFLGFDGGLNVGGR; encoded by the coding sequence ATGACGCGATTCGGCTTCGGGTTCGCACTCGTGTTGGCACTCGCGGCGGGCGCCGCGGCCCAGCCGCCCGGCGGCAAGGCGCCGCCGGTGGTGCAGTTCAAGCAGTTCGGGACGACGCCGGAACAGTTCTGGCAGTCGTCCGTCGCCCGCTGGACCGGGCAGATCGCGCTCGACCTCGAAACCGTCAAGGGCGAGGTGGCGGCGGCGAAGATCACCCCGCTGGGCCGGGCCGCGATCAACGCCCAGATCGAGAACTCGCTGCGCCAGGTGTACGAACTCGATCAGTCGGTTCGGAAGGGCGCGCCCAAGGATAAGGTGTTTGCGGAGTTCGGCGAGGTGGAGCGGGCGCTCGGCGGGCTGCTGAGCGCCATCGAGCAGAGCCCCGCGGCCCGGCAAGCGGCCGGGCCGACGCTGGCGCGGATCGACACCGCGAACCAGCAACTCGCGGCGGCGGTGGGGGCCGGGGACAACAGCCCGGAGCGGACCAAGCGGCGGCTCCTGCGCCTTGCGGAAGCGGTCGACGACAGTACCGAAGAGTTGCGCACCCGGGCCGTGGACGAGTTCCCCACGGAGCGCGGGCTCGACCGCGCCCTGGCCACGTCCGCCCGCGAGGCCCGGCTGCTGGCCCGGCGCCTGCGCGACGACGCGAGCCCGGAACTGCTGCGTCAGACGGCCACGGTCATGATCGAGCGCTGGGCGGAGGCGGTCGCGATCCTGTCGCGCCTGCGCAACCTGCCGCCGGCGGTCACCGCGCAGGTGACCAAGGTGGACGGGCTCCAGCGCCGGTTGGCCGGGGCGCTCGGCGGGGCGGTCCCCGCGCCGCCCCCGCTGCCCGAGGTGCGCCGGTTCGCGTTCGCGGTCGGGGCCGACGTTGGGGCGCAGCCGCGGGTCACCGTGTTCGCCGACGAGAAGGGGACGGTGGCGTACAACTTCTTCGCCTACGATTTGGCGTTCGACGGCGGCGTGCGCGTGGACATGGCCGACCTCAACGGCGACCGGATTCCGGACCTGATCGTGGCGCCGGGGCCGTCGAAGAACCCGGTCACGCTGCCGGTGCGCGTGTACGACGGCCGCGACCTGAACCTGCTGGTCGAGTTCGTCCCGTTCGCGGGGTGGAAGGGCGGGCTGTACGCGGTCGGCACAGACCTCGCCAAGGACGGCCGCGCGCTCATCGCCATCAACGCGGAGGGCACGCAGCACGTCAAGGTGTTCAACCTCGCCACGGGCAAAGAAACCGACAGCTTCTTCGCCCACAACCAGAACGTGACCGGCGGGGTGCGGATCGCGTGGGGCGACGCGAACGGCGACGGCGTCGCGGACCTGTTCACGGTGAACGGGCCGGGGAACGCGGTCACCACGGTGAAGATCTTCAGCGGGAAGGACCGCGCGGTCCTTGCCGAGTTCCCCGCGGTGGACAACCGGTACACGGGCGGCGCGTTCATCGCGGCCGGCGATCTCACCGGAAACGGGCGCGCCGACGCGATCGTGGGGATGGACGCGGGCACCATCCCGCTGGTGAGGGTGCTGGACCAGCGGGGCAAATCGCTGGTGGAGTGGCTCGCCTACGACGAGCGGTACCGCGGCGGTGTGCGGGTCGCCCTGGGCGTCCGCAACCGCGTGGTCACCGCGTCCGGGGGCGGAATCAAGAACAGCCCGGTGCGGGTGTTCAACACCGCGAACGCGAAAGCCCCCGTCGCCGAGATCGTCCCGTTCCTCGGGTTCGACGGCGGGCTGAACGTGGGCGGCCGGTGA
- a CDS encoding zinc-dependent alcohol dehydrogenase: MVQARQAVITEPFKTTVREVEIPDPAPNQILIGAEYSAISAGTELAVYTGTHQWLKDPAMPDWKFPFRSGYSAAGRVLKVGKEFPGGFQEGDRVSYPGNHASAELLTVGHERCRVWKIPDNLTFDKAAIACISRYGMGVSVRAGLTVGRSAAVLGLGIIGQFSLRCLLAAGAGPVVGIDAVKMRRDAALAAGADHVIDPTAGDIKQQLNAFLGTKGAEIVGDATGVPDAIPHAMSLACDAGQVVVVGSPRGRAKEVNFYDDLHRRYIEVTGAHGNMLFEPAHTRLAGAWDINKAQYWLIRQLAAGRLSLAGLVTHTITPEQLGDAYEGLLKDKDNYLGVLMKWV, translated from the coding sequence ATGGTCCAGGCCCGCCAGGCGGTCATCACCGAGCCGTTCAAGACGACGGTTCGCGAGGTCGAAATCCCCGATCCGGCGCCGAATCAAATCCTCATCGGCGCCGAGTACAGCGCGATCAGCGCCGGGACCGAACTGGCGGTCTACACGGGCACGCACCAGTGGCTCAAAGACCCCGCGATGCCGGACTGGAAGTTCCCGTTCCGCAGCGGGTACTCGGCCGCGGGCCGCGTGCTGAAGGTGGGCAAGGAGTTCCCCGGGGGGTTCCAGGAGGGCGACCGCGTCAGTTATCCCGGCAACCACGCCTCCGCGGAACTGCTGACCGTGGGGCACGAACGGTGCCGCGTGTGGAAGATTCCGGACAACCTGACCTTCGATAAGGCCGCGATCGCGTGCATCTCGCGGTACGGGATGGGCGTGTCCGTTCGCGCCGGCCTGACGGTGGGCCGCAGCGCCGCCGTTCTGGGGCTGGGCATCATCGGGCAGTTCTCGCTGCGGTGCCTGCTCGCGGCGGGCGCCGGCCCGGTGGTCGGCATCGACGCGGTGAAGATGCGCCGCGACGCCGCACTCGCCGCCGGGGCCGATCACGTGATCGACCCGACCGCCGGCGACATCAAGCAGCAGTTGAACGCGTTCCTGGGCACGAAGGGCGCCGAGATCGTCGGCGACGCCACCGGCGTTCCGGACGCCATCCCGCACGCGATGAGCCTCGCGTGCGACGCAGGGCAGGTGGTCGTAGTCGGCAGCCCGCGCGGCCGCGCCAAAGAGGTCAACTTCTACGACGACCTGCACCGCCGCTACATCGAGGTGACCGGCGCCCACGGGAACATGCTGTTCGAGCCCGCGCACACGCGACTGGCCGGAGCGTGGGACATCAACAAGGCGCAGTACTGGCTGATCCGGCAGCTCGCGGCCGGGCGCCTGAGCCTCGCGGGGCTGGTCACGCACACGATCACGCCCGAGCAACTCGGCGACGCCTATGAAGGGCTGCTGAAGGACAAGGACAACTACCTCGGCGTCCTGATGAAGTGGGTGTGA
- a CDS encoding IS66-like element ISGob3 family transposase: MTSVPQPPELPSDLPPAVVAYIRALEATVAQLQATVAALQVTVADLQTRLNQNSSNSSKPPSSDGPQVKPAPPKSPSGKRRGGQSGHPKAERTVLPPDTVHTLKPDTCRGCACPLTGDDPNPSIHQVHEIPVVRPQVTEYRCHRLRCPHCGAVTTAPVPADAAPGYGPRVQAVAAMLTGSCRLGKRVVSQLFDDLFGLPIRPATVCKLQHTTAAALAPVAEAALAYTRGHPANVDETGWTQGRQRAWLWVAVSTSVVAFLIRATRGRSAFDDLRDGSAQVHTTDRYPVYTHLPVHRRQVCWAHLRRDFQAMIDRGNDGSPIGAALLACSDELFGHWFRVRDGTLARSTFARVYARAVRARFRTHLGHGGRCGCPKTGAVCRELLAVEPALWTFARVGGVEPTNNAAERALRHAVCWRKTSYGTDSERGSRFVERILTVLASCRRQGRNVLAFLTDAVTAHRTGAKPPTLIPVPAQQPPMMNPTFAGC; encoded by the coding sequence ATGACATCTGTTCCTCAACCGCCGGAGCTACCGAGTGACCTGCCGCCAGCGGTGGTGGCGTACATTCGTGCGCTGGAAGCGACGGTTGCGCAGTTGCAGGCCACGGTCGCGGCTCTCCAGGTCACGGTGGCCGACCTTCAGACCCGGCTCAACCAGAATTCCAGCAACTCGTCGAAACCGCCCTCGTCGGATGGTCCGCAGGTGAAGCCGGCCCCGCCCAAGAGTCCCTCGGGGAAGCGGCGCGGCGGTCAATCGGGGCACCCCAAGGCCGAGCGCACCGTGCTGCCGCCCGACACGGTCCACACCCTCAAACCGGACACCTGCCGCGGGTGTGCGTGCCCACTCACCGGGGACGACCCGAACCCGTCGATTCACCAGGTGCATGAGATCCCGGTCGTCCGGCCGCAGGTGACCGAGTATCGGTGCCATCGGCTCCGGTGCCCGCACTGCGGCGCCGTGACGACCGCACCGGTGCCCGCCGACGCGGCTCCCGGGTACGGTCCCCGGGTCCAGGCGGTGGCCGCCATGCTCACCGGTTCGTGCCGCCTGGGCAAGCGGGTGGTGAGCCAACTGTTCGACGACCTGTTCGGGTTGCCCATCCGTCCGGCCACGGTGTGCAAACTCCAGCACACGACCGCGGCGGCTCTGGCCCCGGTGGCCGAAGCGGCTCTCGCGTACACCCGCGGGCACCCGGCGAACGTGGACGAAACGGGCTGGACGCAAGGGCGCCAGCGGGCCTGGTTGTGGGTCGCGGTGAGCACCTCGGTGGTCGCATTCCTGATCCGCGCCACCCGGGGCCGGAGCGCGTTCGACGACCTGCGGGACGGGTCCGCCCAGGTCCACACGACCGATCGGTATCCGGTGTACACGCATCTGCCGGTGCATCGGCGCCAGGTGTGCTGGGCGCACCTGCGGCGGGACTTCCAGGCGATGATCGATCGGGGCAACGACGGATCCCCGATCGGGGCCGCCCTGTTGGCCTGTTCCGACGAACTGTTCGGGCACTGGTTCCGGGTGCGGGACGGGACGTTAGCCCGGTCCACGTTCGCTCGCGTGTACGCCCGCGCCGTGCGGGCCCGGTTCCGCACGCACCTGGGGCACGGGGGCCGGTGCGGGTGCCCCAAGACCGGGGCCGTGTGCCGCGAGCTGTTGGCGGTGGAGCCGGCCCTGTGGACGTTCGCACGCGTGGGCGGGGTGGAACCGACCAACAACGCGGCCGAGCGGGCCCTGCGTCACGCCGTGTGCTGGCGCAAGACCAGCTACGGCACCGACTCCGAACGCGGTAGCCGGTTCGTGGAGCGGATCCTCACGGTCCTGGCCTCGTGTCGCCGGCAGGGCCGCAACGTGCTCGCATTCCTCACCGACGCCGTCACCGCACACCGTACCGGGGCAAAGCCACCAACACTGATCCCGGTCCCGGCTCAACAACCACCGATGATGAACCCAACTTTCGCTGGCTGTTGA
- a CDS encoding DHA2 family efflux MFS transporter permease subunit: protein MSAPRKVNHWFVAVAVVIPTFMEVLDTTIANVALRYMAGGLSAAEVDSEWVITSYLAANAIVLPMSGWLMARFGRRNYFLTSVAGFTLSSLLCGLATSLDQLVLCRILQGLFGGGLQPGTQGILLDAFPKEKQGQGLTVFAIAALVAPVIGPTLGGYITDNYSWRWIFFINVPVGLLALAACAALVEDPPYLIEQRAEGRKHRSGFDGIGLGLLVVVMASWEVVLSKGQEWDWFGDPFYRVQVLSALFLAGLAGLVVWELRRPHPLVDFRPLADRNFAVGAVAIGCAYAVLYGQTNSLPALLQTLFGYDATHSGLVLSPAGVAAIALLPIVAFLLGRGTDARLLVVTGLTLMAAGNYWLSRMNLDIGPWDVVWPRVITIAGLALLVTPLNVAVYQNIPLHLRGAAVGLFSLVRNEGGSVGTSLAQTIRERRVQFHLEHLNDYLDPLNPNLRDFLTGLRSSLQPLTGDSAGADAVSYQLVENLRQQQALSLAYFDVFWVFAVVAVALIGLALLMRRSVAEKGAHLAAE, encoded by the coding sequence ATGAGTGCGCCGCGGAAGGTGAACCACTGGTTCGTGGCGGTGGCGGTCGTGATCCCGACGTTCATGGAGGTGCTTGACACCACCATCGCCAACGTCGCGTTGCGGTACATGGCCGGCGGGCTGTCCGCGGCCGAGGTGGACAGCGAGTGGGTGATTACCAGCTACCTGGCGGCGAACGCGATCGTCCTGCCGATGTCGGGGTGGCTGATGGCCCGGTTCGGCCGGCGCAACTACTTCCTCACTTCGGTGGCCGGGTTCACCCTCAGCTCGCTGCTGTGCGGGCTGGCGACGAGCCTCGATCAACTGGTGCTGTGCCGGATCTTACAGGGGCTGTTCGGCGGCGGGTTGCAGCCGGGCACGCAGGGCATCCTGCTCGATGCGTTCCCGAAAGAGAAGCAGGGGCAGGGGCTGACCGTCTTCGCGATCGCCGCCCTGGTGGCCCCGGTGATCGGCCCGACGCTCGGCGGGTACATCACCGACAACTATTCGTGGCGCTGGATCTTCTTCATCAACGTTCCCGTCGGGCTCCTCGCGCTGGCCGCGTGTGCCGCATTGGTTGAAGACCCGCCGTACCTGATCGAGCAGCGCGCGGAGGGGCGGAAACATCGGTCGGGGTTCGACGGGATCGGCCTGGGCCTGCTGGTGGTCGTGATGGCGAGCTGGGAGGTCGTGCTCAGTAAGGGGCAGGAGTGGGACTGGTTCGGCGACCCGTTCTACCGGGTCCAGGTGCTAAGCGCCCTGTTCCTCGCGGGGCTGGCGGGGCTGGTGGTGTGGGAGCTGCGCCGTCCGCACCCGCTCGTCGATTTCCGCCCGCTGGCGGACCGCAACTTCGCGGTCGGGGCGGTCGCCATCGGGTGCGCGTACGCCGTCCTGTACGGCCAAACGAACTCGCTGCCCGCGCTGCTCCAGACCCTGTTCGGGTACGACGCCACGCACTCGGGGCTGGTCCTGTCGCCGGCGGGCGTGGCGGCCATCGCCCTGTTGCCGATCGTGGCGTTCCTCCTCGGCCGCGGGACCGACGCGCGGTTGCTGGTGGTGACCGGCCTCACGCTCATGGCGGCCGGGAACTACTGGCTGAGCCGGATGAACCTGGACATCGGGCCGTGGGACGTGGTGTGGCCGCGGGTCATTACGATCGCCGGGCTGGCGCTGCTGGTCACCCCGCTGAACGTGGCCGTGTACCAGAACATCCCACTGCACCTGCGCGGGGCGGCGGTCGGGCTGTTCAGCTTGGTTCGGAACGAGGGCGGGAGCGTGGGCACGTCGCTGGCCCAGACGATCCGGGAGCGGCGGGTGCAGTTCCACCTGGAGCACCTGAACGACTACCTGGACCCGCTGAACCCGAACCTCCGGGACTTCCTGACGGGGCTGCGGTCGAGCCTCCAACCGCTCACGGGCGATTCGGCCGGCGCGGACGCCGTGAGCTACCAGCTCGTCGAGAACCTCCGCCAACAGCAGGCGCTGTCGCTGGCGTACTTCGACGTGTTCTGGGTGTTCGCGGTGGTCGCCGTCGCGCTGATCGGGCTCGCACTGCTGATGCGCCGCTCCGTTGCCGAGAAGGGCGCGCACCTTGCGGCCGAGTGA